The following are encoded together in the Gammaproteobacteria bacterium genome:
- a CDS encoding addiction module protein, which translates to MSSILKLPLEDRIRLVEDIWDSIAAEQSSLELTDAQRMELDKRLDAYEGDGDKGREASEVIADIKSRL; encoded by the coding sequence ATGTCAAGCATATTAAAACTTCCATTAGAAGACCGTATCCGACTAGTCGAAGATATCTGGGACAGCATTGCGGCGGAACAATCTTCACTTGAATTGACAGATGCTCAGAGGATGGAGCTAGACAAACGCCTAGACGCCTATGAAGGGGATGGCGACAAAGGGCGCGAAGCTTCTGAGGTCATAGCGGATATAAAAAGCAGGCTGTGA